In the Gammaproteobacteria bacterium genome, GCCACACTTGTTGTGTGAACTGCGTCACAAAATGTAGATGCCTATTCGCTTGTTGCCGACTGGTACTGCTACCCGTACATTAAAAATCGTCGGCGCTATGTCGCTCAGGCAACTGTGTTTCCGGTGCGCCCCACGTGCGGTTGACGCGCCGTCCTCGCTGTACCGCCGGACGTTCGGCGATTTCCTGGCTCCAGCGCATCAGGTTTTGATATTCGGTCACATTCAAAAATTCAGCCGCCTGATACAAATCGCCCAGCATCAATTGACCATACCAAGGCCAAATCGCCATATCGGCAATGGTGTAATCGTTACCGCAGATGTATTGTTTGTCCGCTAAATGCTTGTCAAGAACATCCAACTGCCGCTTGGTTTCCATCGTAAAACGATCTATGGCGTATTTGATTTTCTCGGGTGCATAGCAATAAAAGTGACCAAAGCCGCCGCCCACATAGGGGGCACTGCCCACTTGCCAGAACAACCATGACAAGCATGCCGCACGCTGTTGACCCTGGCGCGGTATAAACTTGTCAAACTTTTCCGCCAAATAAAGCAAAATCGCCCCGGATTCAAAGACCGGTATCGGCACCTCACCGCTGCAATCGACAAGGGCCGGAATCTTGGAATTTGGATTGATGTCGACAAAGCCCGACGAAAATTGATCCCCCTCACGAATGTCAAT is a window encoding:
- a CDS encoding glutathione-dependent disulfide-bond oxidoreductase; the protein is MTERYQPPRVWTWEEENGGEFAAINRPFAGARFEKELPVGKHPLQLYSMATPNGVKVTILLEELLALGIDGAEYDAWYIDIREGDQFSSGFVDINPNSKIPALVDCSGEVPIPVFESGAILLYLAEKFDKFIPRQGQQRAACLSWLFWQVGSAPYVGGGFGHFYCYAPEKIKYAIDRFTMETKRQLDVLDKHLADKQYICGNDYTIADMAIWPWYGQLMLGDLYQAAEFLNVTEYQNLMRWSQEIAERPAVQRGRRVNRTWGAPETQLPERHSADDF